A part of Crassostrea angulata isolate pt1a10 chromosome 5, ASM2561291v2, whole genome shotgun sequence genomic DNA contains:
- the LOC128186325 gene encoding prolyl 4-hydroxylase subunit alpha-1-like translates to MNGTMRAIFRLWRTYKLDINKLLQGDILGHKAWPMNQKHLVRLILFAAGNPEFYYEELVLRTKMAEITKGTQYQYGVAYDLALAYYKHGFISTAKTILESLLPLGNKAMAQTYNDLLKHPLVNVIKELTLPEPVHPVHDELCQREIKTPKQLSKLRCRYRRTQIPIYWSKEEILHYDPWIALYHDVISDQEINIVLNNSITQMARSDLTGSTNATNEDVMATYWLSELRTKSLFPLTKRIEIITGLSTSVSKLFSDSENYEINHFGIGGMMKQHFDFLNISLGEYQKNVERSVRMSGDRVATWMFYLTDVEKGGATVFPEAKVRVTVTKGAALFWYNIKRNSEKDQRSLNADCPVIIGSKFVCRKWILEAGQAFRRKCGLSPFSTELADN, encoded by the exons ATGAATGGCACTATGCGAGCTATTTTCCGACTCTGGAGAACCTACAAACTGGACATCAATAAACTTCTTCAGGGAGATATTCTCGGACATAAAGCGTGGCCGATGAATCAGAAACATTTGGTACGACTGATCCTCTTTGCTGCGGGGAATCCTGAATTTTATTATGAAGAACTTGTGCTCCGGACCAAGATGGCGGAGATAACGAAAGGAACGCAGTACCAATACGGCGTAGCCTACGACCTAGCTTTAGCATATTACAAg CATGGATTTATCAGCACTGCAAAGACCATCTTGGAGTCACTTCTGCCCTTAG GGAACAAGGCAATGGCACAGACTTACAATGATCTGCTCAAACATCCTCTGGTCAATGTAATCAAAGAACTGACGCTCCCAGAACCCGTCCACCCCGTGCATGATGAACtatgtcaaagggagattaaG ACTCCAAAACAATTATCAAAACTTAGATGTAGATACAGAAGAACTCAGATACCCATTTATTGGTCCAAAGAGGAAATACTTCACTATGATCCATGGATAGCTTTGtatcatgacgtcatttccgatCAAGAGATTAATATTGTGCTAAATAATTCAATcacacag ATGGCAAGGTCAGACTTGACTGGTTCAACCAACGCGACGAATGAGGACGTGATGGCAAC GTATTGGTTATCAGAGCTTAGGACAAAATCACTGTTTCCGTTGACGAAGAGAATTGAGATAATAACTGGACTGTCAACTTCTGTATCCAAGCTGTTCTCCGACTCGGAAAACTACGAG ATTAATCATTTTGGTATCGGTGGGATGATGAAACAGCATTTTGACTTTTTG AACATTTCATTGGGAGAGTACCAGAAGAACGTAGAGAGAAGCGTCCGAATGTCTGGTGATCGCGTGGCTACTTGGATGTTTTAt TTGACAGACGTAGAAAAAGGCGGGGCAACAGTGTTTCCGGAAGCAAAAGTCCGGGTTACAGTTACCAAG ggTGCCGCCTTGTTTTGGTATAACATCAAGAGAAACAGTGAGAAAGACCAAAGAAGTTTGAATGCTGATTGTCCCGTCATAATCGGATCCAAGTTTG